In the Pseudothauera hydrothermalis genome, one interval contains:
- a CDS encoding alpha/beta hydrolase, with protein sequence MSRPAPTESVLLRGAAGAIDALIDTPAEVRGLAVVCHPHPLYGGANTNKVAHTVARAFRDLGYAVVRPNFRGVGKSEGTHDHGNGETEDILSVIGWAQSRWGSLPLALGGFSFGAYVQCRVACRLADGLTPVERLVLVGMAAGRAADGARQYDTPPLPDKLSSLIVHGELDDTVPLTNVLDWARPQELPVVVVPGADHFFHGKLHLIRNLIAHTWAPL encoded by the coding sequence ATGAGCCGCCCCGCCCCCACCGAAAGCGTGCTGTTGCGCGGCGCGGCCGGCGCAATCGACGCGCTGATCGACACCCCGGCCGAGGTGCGCGGGCTGGCGGTGGTCTGCCACCCGCATCCGCTCTATGGCGGCGCCAATACCAACAAGGTGGCGCATACCGTGGCGCGCGCCTTCCGCGATCTGGGCTATGCGGTGGTGCGCCCCAACTTCCGCGGCGTGGGCAAAAGCGAAGGCACGCACGACCATGGTAACGGTGAAACCGAGGACATCCTCAGCGTGATCGGCTGGGCGCAGTCGCGCTGGGGCAGCCTGCCGCTGGCGCTGGGCGGATTTTCATTTGGCGCTTATGTGCAATGCCGGGTGGCCTGCCGCCTGGCCGACGGCCTCACCCCGGTCGAGCGCCTGGTGCTGGTCGGCATGGCCGCCGGCCGCGCCGCGGACGGCGCCCGTCAGTACGACACCCCGCCGCTGCCCGACAAACTCTCCAGCCTCATCGTGCATGGCGAGCTAGACGACACCGTGCCGCTCACCAACGTGCTCGACTGGGCCCGTCCACAGGAATTGCCGGTGGTCGTCGTACCCGGTGCCGATCATTTTTTCCACGGCAAGCTGCATCTGATCCGCAACCTCATCGCCCACACCTGGGCGCCGCTCTGA
- a CDS encoding (2Fe-2S) ferredoxin domain-containing protein, translated as MSYFKHHVFFCCNQRQPGESCCNNHQAAALQTYAKDRIAALGLKGRGKIRINKAGCLDRCDDGPVLVVYPDNVWYTYVDREDIDEIIDSHLVHGRIVERLRLPDEAAAS; from the coding sequence ATGAGCTACTTCAAGCACCACGTCTTTTTCTGCTGCAACCAGCGCCAGCCCGGTGAGAGCTGTTGCAATAACCACCAGGCGGCCGCGCTGCAGACCTACGCCAAAGACCGCATCGCCGCGCTGGGCCTGAAGGGCCGCGGCAAAATCCGCATCAACAAGGCCGGCTGCCTGGACCGCTGCGACGACGGTCCGGTGCTGGTGGTGTACCCGGACAACGTCTGGTACACCTACGTGGATCGGGAGGACATCGACGAAATCATCGACAGCCATCTGGTGCACGGGCGCATCGTGGAGCGCCTGCGCCTGCCGGACGAGGCGGCCGCCTCATGA
- a CDS encoding VanZ family protein, whose translation MARHASNLPLKLTLVYAALVIYACLHPFTGWQASGLPMFDYLLAPWPRYYRSEDLVLNVAGYLPLGFLGAAALFPRLGGPGSILAATLGAGILSLSLETAQNFLPSRVASNLDLGCNLLGALAGALAGAVWGPALFDPQGGLQRWRSRHIIGGHTGELGLLLVGLWLLTQLSADGLLFGSGDLRHWLALPSPVAFAPERFIRLEAAHVATTVLGVGLFARCIMRAAGLWSIPLLFILAFALTTLATFSFYSPDMPLAWLTPGARLGLLVGLPLLAACLLLPRVLQHALAGMAMLAATALVNLMPENPYLPFRTSAAAAGHFLNFHGLTAVTAAAWPYLALAYLSALGLWRGEHLAAERRL comes from the coding sequence ATGGCGCGCCATGCCTCCAACCTGCCGCTAAAGCTGACGCTCGTTTATGCGGCGCTGGTCATCTATGCCTGCCTGCATCCTTTCACCGGCTGGCAGGCGAGCGGTCTGCCGATGTTCGACTACTTGCTGGCGCCCTGGCCGCGTTATTACCGCAGCGAGGATCTGGTACTCAACGTCGCCGGCTATCTCCCACTCGGTTTTCTGGGCGCGGCCGCGCTGTTCCCGCGGCTGGGTGGCCCCGGCAGCATTCTGGCCGCCACACTGGGCGCCGGCATCCTCAGCCTGAGCCTGGAAACGGCGCAGAACTTTTTACCCAGCCGGGTGGCCTCCAACCTGGATTTGGGCTGCAACCTGCTGGGCGCGCTGGCCGGGGCGCTGGCCGGCGCAGTCTGGGGGCCGGCGTTGTTCGACCCCCAGGGCGGACTGCAGCGCTGGCGCAGCCGGCACATCATCGGCGGCCACACCGGCGAGCTGGGCTTGCTGCTCGTCGGATTATGGCTGCTGACCCAATTGAGCGCCGACGGTCTGCTGTTTGGCAGCGGGGATCTGCGCCACTGGCTGGCGCTGCCCAGCCCGGTCGCTTTCGCGCCGGAACGCTTCATCCGCCTGGAAGCCGCGCATGTGGCCACTACCGTGCTGGGCGTGGGGCTGTTCGCACGCTGCATCATGCGCGCCGCCGGGCTGTGGTCGATTCCCCTGCTGTTCATACTGGCCTTTGCGCTGACCACGCTGGCCACCTTCAGCTTCTATTCGCCCGACATGCCACTGGCCTGGCTGACGCCCGGCGCACGCCTCGGTTTGCTCGTCGGGTTACCGCTTCTGGCCGCCTGCCTGTTGCTGCCGCGGGTACTGCAGCACGCCTTGGCCGGCATGGCCATGCTGGCGGCGACCGCGCTGGTCAATCTGATGCCGGAAAACCCCTATCTGCCGTTTCGCACCAGTGCAGCGGCGGCCGGGCACTTTCTCAATTTTCATGGTCTGACCGCAGTCACCGCGGCAGCCTGGCCCTATCTGGCGCTGGCTTACTTGTCGGCCCTGGGCCTGTGGCGCGGCGAGCATCTGGCCGCCGAGCGGCGACTATAA
- the ubiT gene encoding ubiquinone anaerobic biosynthesis accessory factor UbiT has product MPNLPALSRFARLQAAARRLPAFTLPPALGRLLARLPQQPPALALCLALNLALGRVLPREALAPLAGRHLRLCVTDAGLTLDFGLGARGFRPWPAGSDADLTLSATVRDYLALALREEDADTLFFCRRLTMEGDTELGLLVKNTLDAVDWEALATACSPAALLARLPLPGR; this is encoded by the coding sequence ATGCCGAACCTTCCCGCCCTATCCCGCTTTGCCCGCTTGCAGGCCGCTGCGCGCCGTCTGCCGGCGTTTACCCTGCCCCCGGCGCTCGGCCGCCTGCTCGCCCGTCTGCCGCAGCAGCCGCCTGCGCTGGCGCTGTGCCTGGCGCTCAACCTTGCGCTCGGCCGCGTTCTGCCTCGCGAAGCGCTCGCACCGCTTGCCGGCCGCCACTTGCGCCTGTGTGTCACCGATGCCGGCCTGACCCTGGACTTTGGCCTGGGCGCGCGCGGCTTCCGCCCTTGGCCGGCGGGCAGTGACGCGGATCTGACGCTGTCGGCCACGGTACGCGATTACCTCGCCCTGGCTTTGCGCGAGGAAGACGCCGACACGCTGTTCTTTTGCCGCCGACTGACCATGGAAGGCGACACCGAGCTGGGTTTGCTGGTCAAAAACACCCTGGATGCGGTGGATTGGGAGGCACTCGCCACCGCCTGCTCGCCCGCCGCGCTGCTCGCCCGCCTGCCGCTGCCCGGCCGCTGA
- a CDS encoding U32 family peptidase has product MKLALGPLLYYWPRQATLDFYAEIADSPADIVYLGETVCARRHELRLDDWLEVAGMLAAAGKEVLLSTQTLIESESDLKTLRRIVAQREFSVEANDMGAVRLLAEAGRNDWVAGPTLNVFNPATLALLQEAGARRWVMPPEMSHKALSALLDGIDPAPETEIFAWGRLPLAHSARCFTARHFNLQKDTCEFRCLGLADGIVLRTREGEPFLTLNGVQTQSSRIYNLLGDLSAVRERAGVLRISPQGEHTAAVLATFRAALAGELDPQAALVASRQWMSEEPCNGFWHGRAGVEQYVAS; this is encoded by the coding sequence ATGAAACTTGCCCTTGGACCTTTGCTTTACTACTGGCCGCGCCAAGCCACGCTGGATTTCTACGCCGAGATCGCCGACAGCCCGGCCGACATCGTCTATCTGGGCGAAACGGTGTGCGCGCGCCGCCATGAACTGCGCCTGGACGACTGGCTGGAAGTGGCCGGCATGCTCGCTGCCGCCGGCAAAGAGGTGCTGCTCAGCACCCAAACGCTGATCGAATCCGAATCCGACCTCAAGACCTTGCGTCGCATCGTCGCGCAGCGCGAGTTCAGTGTCGAAGCCAATGACATGGGCGCGGTACGCTTGCTGGCCGAAGCCGGCCGCAACGACTGGGTGGCTGGCCCCACGCTCAATGTGTTCAACCCCGCCACGCTGGCCCTGCTACAGGAGGCCGGCGCGCGACGCTGGGTGATGCCGCCGGAAATGTCCCACAAGGCCCTGAGCGCGCTGTTGGACGGCATCGACCCGGCGCCAGAGACCGAAATCTTTGCCTGGGGACGCCTGCCGCTGGCGCACTCGGCGCGCTGTTTCACCGCACGCCACTTCAATCTGCAAAAAGACACCTGCGAGTTCCGCTGCCTGGGGTTGGCCGACGGCATCGTGCTGCGCACCCGTGAAGGCGAGCCCTTTCTCACCCTCAACGGCGTGCAGACGCAGTCGTCGCGCATCTACAACTTGCTCGGCGACCTGTCTGCGGTGCGCGAACGCGCCGGGGTGCTGCGCATCAGCCCGCAAGGCGAACACACCGCTGCGGTGCTCGCCACCTTCCGCGCCGCGCTCGCCGGCGAACTCGACCCGCAGGCGGCGCTGGTCGCCAGCCGCCAGTGGATGAGCGAGGAACCATGCAACGGCTTCTGGCATGGCCGCGCCGGCGTCGAACAGTACGTCGCCTCCTGA
- the ubiU gene encoding ubiquinone anaerobic biosynthesis protein UbiU, giving the protein MNPLPRIELVCPAGSLPALKTAIDHGADCVYLGFKDATNARNFTGLNFDPATMREGVRYAHQHGRKVLLALNTYPQAHNWADWTAAVDRAADMGLDAVILADPGLMAYAAKTHPQLRLHLSVQGSATSYEAINFYHERFGIQRAVLPRVLSLAQVEQVIGKTPVEIEVFGFGGLCVMVEGRCALSAYATGESPNCNGACSPGKHVRWEKTPQGMETRLNGILIDRFADNERAGYPTLCKGRFEVNGETYYAIEEPTSLNTLELLPALARAGVRAIKVEGRQRSPAYVAQVTQVWRAALDRLMADADSFTVQPAWMAALNKVSEGQSHTLGAYYRPWK; this is encoded by the coding sequence ATGAACCCATTGCCTCGTATCGAACTGGTCTGCCCGGCCGGCAGTCTGCCGGCGCTCAAAACCGCCATCGACCATGGCGCCGACTGCGTCTATCTCGGCTTCAAAGACGCCACCAATGCACGCAACTTCACCGGACTGAACTTCGATCCGGCCACCATGCGCGAAGGCGTGCGCTACGCCCACCAGCACGGCCGTAAAGTGCTGCTGGCGCTCAACACCTACCCTCAGGCCCACAACTGGGCGGATTGGACCGCCGCGGTGGACCGCGCCGCCGACATGGGGCTGGACGCGGTCATCCTGGCCGACCCCGGACTGATGGCTTACGCCGCCAAAACCCATCCACAGCTGCGCCTGCATCTGTCGGTACAGGGCTCGGCCACCAGCTACGAGGCGATCAACTTCTACCATGAGCGCTTCGGCATCCAGCGCGCGGTGCTGCCGCGGGTGCTATCGCTCGCTCAGGTGGAGCAGGTCATCGGCAAGACGCCAGTGGAGATCGAGGTGTTCGGCTTTGGCGGCCTGTGCGTGATGGTCGAGGGGCGCTGCGCGCTGTCGGCCTATGCCACCGGCGAGTCGCCCAACTGCAACGGCGCCTGCTCGCCCGGCAAACATGTGCGCTGGGAAAAAACCCCGCAGGGCATGGAAACACGGCTCAACGGCATCCTCATCGACCGTTTTGCCGACAATGAGCGTGCCGGCTACCCGACACTGTGCAAGGGCCGCTTCGAGGTCAATGGAGAAACCTATTACGCCATCGAAGAGCCCACCAGTCTCAACACCCTGGAACTGCTGCCGGCGCTCGCCCGCGCCGGGGTGCGGGCGATCAAGGTCGAGGGCCGCCAGCGCAGCCCCGCCTATGTCGCCCAGGTCACCCAGGTGTGGCGCGCCGCGCTCGACCGGCTGATGGCCGATGCCGATAGCTTTACCGTCCAGCCTGCCTGGATGGCCGCGCTCAACAAGGTATCCGAAGGCCAAAGCCACACGCTGGGCGCCTACTACCGGCCCTGGAAATGA
- a CDS encoding sodium:solute symporter family protein, producing the protein MLLWLVVAYLVISIGIGLVAATRVHNARDYIVAGRNLPMYIVLAMVFATWFGAETVLGISATFLDEGFRGLISDPLGASLCLVLFGLIFARPLYRMNLLTLGDFFRVRYNRSTELVLSLCIVASYLGWVAAQVTALGLVFNVLSDGAVSMNEGMMIGSSVVLLYTLFGGMWSVAITTFVQMIVIVIGLLYVTWLAGDMAGGFDTVISKAAAEGKFEWLPTLEPLDMLAWVAALLTMALGSIPQQDVFQRVNSSKNERIAVWGTTLGGVSYFFFAAVPLFLAYCATLIDADMVARLMEEDTQLILPHLIIHYMPFTAQVVFFGALLSVIMSTASGTLLAPSVTFSENVLRGFFPNMSDRGLLWSTRITVAAFTGLVTLYATATEATIHHMVENAYRVTLAGAFVPLAAGLFWKRANSLGAALAITFGLATWLLLEFTMPEGVVEPQLIGLVASAIGMVIGGYLGRPTHHRPRAGHHRAAAATHHAR; encoded by the coding sequence ATGCTGCTCTGGCTCGTCGTCGCCTACCTGGTCATTTCCATTGGCATCGGCCTGGTGGCCGCCACCCGGGTGCACAACGCCCGTGACTATATCGTCGCCGGCCGCAATCTGCCGATGTACATCGTACTGGCCATGGTGTTTGCCACCTGGTTCGGTGCCGAAACCGTGCTGGGCATCTCGGCCACATTTCTCGACGAGGGCTTTCGCGGACTGATCTCCGATCCGCTGGGCGCTTCGCTATGCCTGGTGCTGTTCGGGCTGATCTTTGCCCGCCCGCTGTACCGCATGAACCTGCTCACCTTGGGCGATTTTTTCCGCGTACGCTATAACCGCAGCACCGAATTGGTACTGTCGCTGTGCATCGTGGCCTCCTACCTGGGCTGGGTGGCCGCGCAGGTGACCGCGCTCGGCCTGGTGTTCAACGTGCTCTCCGACGGCGCGGTGTCGATGAATGAGGGCATGATGATCGGCTCTTCGGTGGTGCTGCTCTACACCTTGTTCGGCGGCATGTGGTCGGTGGCCATTACCACCTTCGTGCAGATGATCGTCATCGTCATCGGCCTGCTCTATGTCACTTGGCTGGCCGGCGACATGGCCGGCGGCTTCGACACCGTGATTTCCAAGGCCGCTGCCGAAGGCAAGTTCGAGTGGCTGCCCACCTTGGAACCGCTCGACATGCTGGCCTGGGTTGCCGCGCTGCTCACCATGGCGCTGGGCTCGATTCCGCAGCAGGACGTGTTCCAGCGGGTCAATTCCTCCAAGAACGAACGCATTGCGGTATGGGGCACCACGCTGGGCGGGGTGAGCTATTTCTTCTTCGCCGCGGTGCCACTGTTTTTGGCCTATTGCGCCACACTGATCGACGCCGACATGGTCGCCCGGCTGATGGAGGAAGACACGCAGTTGATTCTGCCGCACCTGATCATCCATTACATGCCGTTTACCGCCCAGGTGGTGTTTTTCGGCGCACTGCTGTCGGTGATCATGAGCACCGCCTCGGGTACCCTGCTGGCACCTTCGGTGACCTTCTCGGAGAACGTGCTGCGCGGCTTTTTCCCCAATATGAGCGACCGCGGCCTGTTGTGGAGCACCCGCATCACCGTAGCGGCCTTCACCGGCTTGGTCACACTCTATGCCACCGCCACCGAAGCGACCATTCACCATATGGTCGAAAACGCCTACCGGGTCACCCTGGCCGGCGCCTTCGTGCCGCTGGCCGCCGGGCTATTCTGGAAACGCGCCAACAGCCTGGGGGCTGCGCTGGCCATCACCTTTGGCCTGGCAACCTGGCTGTTGCTGGAATTCACCATGCCGGAAGGCGTAGTCGAACCGCAACTCATCGGTTTGGTGGCCAGCGCCATAGGCATGGTCATCGGCGGCTACCTCGGCCGCCCCACTCACCACCGTCCGCGGGCCGGCCATCACCGCGCGGCCGCCGCCACCCATCACGCGCGCTAA
- the rocD gene encoding ornithine--oxo-acid transaminase has product MTPPAPLPHGPRPTIRIIGAATALGAPAPGPAQAPDALLAAGLLHALQVRGCAAALDTVLQPAQTHLPAGAPAAERLAAAGAYARRLADHIAALPDDSLPLVLGGDHSVAVGTWRGMARRLQTRGPLGLIWIDAHLDSHTDTSTHSGNIHGMPLAALLGEGAEALTEVPGPRLDPAHVCVIGARDWEAEELERLTRLGVRIFGMAEVRRRGLDAVFCDALTIARSATAGFGVSIDLDAVDPAELPAVLCPAPGGLSARALGDVLHVLRSCGDLVALEIVEYLPERDPQGVAAGWVKTFAEAALGPNTYLLRAREREFGAHNYAPLPVVFQRGEGVWLWDVEGRRYLDMMSAYSAASFGHAHPRLVQALTEQASRLALTSRAYSNDRLPLLLERLCVLFGYERALPVNTGLEAVETALKAARKWAYQVKGVPTDAAEIIACHGNFHGRSIAIVGLSSVAQYRQGFGPFPPGLRRIPYGDPQALEEAITPNTAAFLVEPIQAEGGVLVPPAGYLARCAQICRRHNVLLIADEVQTGLGRTGRLLGCDHDGVRPDGLILGKALGGGLLPVSAFLADRAVMDVFTPGDHGSTFGGNPLGAAVALEVLDLLWETRIWEHAERVGQRLRERLRADCPSCVREIRGRGLLTGVELHPEGASAGLAAELLLARGIATRDTHRSVLRLSPPLIIDAELAEQAAATVCEVLASLPAAARNRG; this is encoded by the coding sequence ATGACCCCACCCGCTCCGCTCCCCCACGGCCCACGCCCCACCATCCGGATAATCGGCGCCGCCACGGCGCTCGGCGCTCCCGCACCCGGCCCGGCGCAGGCCCCCGACGCGCTGCTGGCCGCCGGCCTGCTTCACGCGCTACAGGTTCGCGGCTGCGCCGCAGCGCTCGACACGGTGCTGCAGCCAGCTCAGACCCACCTGCCTGCGGGCGCGCCTGCCGCCGAACGGCTCGCCGCGGCAGGCGCCTATGCCCGCCGGCTGGCCGATCATATCGCCGCGCTGCCCGACGACAGCCTGCCGCTGGTGCTCGGCGGCGACCATTCGGTTGCCGTGGGCACCTGGCGCGGCATGGCACGCCGTCTTCAGACGCGCGGCCCGCTCGGTCTGATCTGGATCGATGCCCATCTGGACAGCCACACCGACACCAGCACCCACTCCGGCAACATCCATGGCATGCCGCTGGCCGCACTGCTGGGCGAAGGGGCCGAGGCGCTCACCGAGGTGCCCGGCCCGCGCCTGGACCCCGCCCATGTATGTGTGATCGGCGCGCGCGACTGGGAGGCCGAGGAACTCGAACGCCTTACCCGCCTGGGGGTACGGATTTTCGGCATGGCCGAGGTGCGCCGCCGCGGTCTGGATGCGGTTTTTTGCGATGCGCTCACCATAGCGCGCAGCGCAACCGCGGGTTTTGGCGTCAGCATCGATCTGGACGCGGTCGATCCGGCGGAGCTGCCCGCAGTGCTGTGCCCGGCCCCCGGCGGTTTGTCGGCGCGCGCGCTGGGCGATGTGTTGCACGTCTTGCGCAGTTGTGGCGATCTGGTGGCGCTGGAGATCGTCGAATATCTGCCCGAGCGCGACCCGCAGGGCGTAGCCGCGGGCTGGGTCAAAACGTTTGCCGAAGCCGCGCTGGGCCCCAACACCTATCTGCTGCGTGCCCGCGAACGCGAATTCGGCGCCCACAACTACGCCCCGCTGCCGGTGGTGTTTCAGCGCGGCGAGGGCGTGTGGCTGTGGGACGTGGAAGGACGCCGCTATCTGGACATGATGAGCGCCTATTCCGCGGCGAGCTTCGGCCATGCTCACCCACGCTTGGTGCAGGCGCTCACCGAACAGGCCAGCCGCCTGGCGCTGACTTCGCGCGCGTATTCCAACGATCGCCTGCCGCTACTGCTCGAACGCCTGTGTGTCTTGTTTGGCTATGAGCGCGCCCTGCCGGTCAATACCGGCCTGGAGGCGGTGGAGACCGCACTCAAGGCAGCGCGCAAATGGGCCTACCAGGTCAAAGGCGTGCCTACCGACGCGGCAGAAATCATCGCCTGTCACGGCAATTTCCATGGCCGCTCGATCGCAATCGTCGGTTTGTCCTCGGTGGCCCAATATCGTCAAGGCTTCGGCCCCTTCCCCCCGGGTCTGCGGCGCATCCCCTACGGCGACCCGCAGGCACTGGAGGAGGCGATCACGCCCAACACCGCGGCGTTTCTGGTCGAACCCATCCAGGCCGAAGGCGGCGTGCTAGTGCCGCCAGCGGGCTATCTTGCGCGCTGCGCGCAAATTTGCCGGCGCCACAATGTGCTGCTGATCGCCGATGAGGTGCAGACCGGGCTGGGACGTACCGGCCGCCTGCTCGGTTGCGACCATGACGGCGTGCGCCCGGACGGGCTCATTCTTGGCAAAGCGCTCGGCGGCGGTCTGCTGCCGGTCTCCGCCTTTCTGGCCGACCGCGCGGTGATGGATGTGTTTACCCCTGGCGACCACGGCTCCACCTTCGGCGGCAACCCACTGGGGGCGGCCGTGGCGCTGGAAGTGCTCGATCTGCTGTGGGAAACCCGTATCTGGGAACACGCCGAGCGTGTGGGACAGCGCCTGCGCGAGCGCTTACGCGCCGACTGCCCGTCCTGCGTACGCGAGATCCGCGGCCGCGGCCTGCTGACCGGCGTCGAGCTGCACCCCGAGGGCGCTTCGGCCGGACTGGCGGCAGAACTGCTGCTCGCCCGCGGCATCGCCACCCGCGACACCCACCGCAGCGTGCTGCGCCTGTCGCCACCGCTGATCATCGACGCCGAGCTGGCCGAGCAGGCCGCCGCCACGGTGTGCGAGGTGCTCGCCAGCTTACCTGCGGCAGCGCGCAACCGCGGCTGA
- the ubiB gene encoding ubiquinone biosynthesis regulatory protein kinase UbiB, producing MRLFRLVKIVTVGLRFGLDRIVLDADSSGRLARLWQVLFFWRRFEEPRAVRLRRALESLGPIFVKFGQMLSTRRDLLPPDLADELALLQDRVPPFPTAQAIAVLEDFYGKPVDEVFLDFDRTPVASASVAQVHFARLPDGTEVAVKVLRPGIERVIAHDLALMEAAAIVLEKVWPEGRRLKPREVVGEFAKYLADELDLMREAANCSQLRRNFSGSELLIVPEVYWDWCGKSVMVMERMHGVPISQTATLVAQGIDLSRLSRAGVEIFFTQVFRDGFFHADMHPGNIFVHADGRYIALDFGIMGTLTDTDKNYLATNFLAFFKRDYKRVAQAHIDAGWVPAKTRVDEFESAIRAVCEPIFDKPLKDISFGKTLLRLFQTARRFEMEVQPQLVMLQKTLLNIEGLGRQLDPELDLWKTAKPFLERWMDEQVGWRALYRGIREEAPNWVGTLPQLPRLVHQALAEPARQQTAVRDDIARLAITQRRQGRLIAVLTLLLAVLIGFELARLMG from the coding sequence GTGCGCCTGTTCCGCCTCGTCAAGATCGTCACCGTCGGCCTGCGCTTCGGCCTGGACCGCATCGTGCTGGACGCCGACAGCAGCGGACGCCTGGCACGCCTGTGGCAAGTGCTGTTTTTCTGGCGGCGCTTTGAAGAGCCGCGTGCGGTGCGACTGCGCCGGGCGCTGGAGTCGCTCGGTCCGATCTTCGTCAAATTCGGCCAAATGCTATCGACCCGGCGCGACCTGCTGCCGCCGGATCTGGCCGACGAGCTGGCGCTATTGCAAGACCGCGTACCGCCTTTTCCCACCGCGCAGGCGATCGCGGTGCTGGAAGATTTCTACGGCAAACCGGTCGATGAAGTATTCCTGGACTTCGACCGCACGCCGGTGGCCTCTGCCTCGGTGGCGCAGGTCCATTTCGCCCGCTTGCCCGACGGCACCGAAGTTGCGGTGAAGGTGTTGCGCCCCGGTATCGAGCGGGTCATCGCCCACGATTTGGCGCTGATGGAGGCCGCCGCCATCGTCCTGGAGAAGGTATGGCCCGAGGGCCGGCGCTTGAAGCCGCGCGAAGTGGTCGGCGAGTTTGCCAAATACCTCGCCGACGAACTCGACCTGATGCGCGAAGCGGCCAACTGCTCGCAACTGCGGCGCAACTTCAGCGGTTCGGAACTGCTGATCGTGCCCGAAGTGTACTGGGACTGGTGCGGCAAGTCGGTGATGGTGATGGAGCGTATGCACGGCGTGCCGATCTCGCAGACCGCGACGCTCGTCGCACAAGGCATCGATCTGTCGCGGCTGTCACGCGCCGGCGTGGAGATTTTTTTCACCCAGGTGTTCCGCGACGGTTTTTTCCACGCCGACATGCACCCCGGCAACATCTTCGTGCATGCCGACGGGCGCTATATCGCGCTCGACTTCGGCATCATGGGCACACTGACCGACACCGACAAAAACTACCTGGCAACCAATTTCTTGGCCTTTTTCAAGCGCGATTACAAGCGTGTGGCTCAGGCCCACATCGACGCCGGCTGGGTGCCGGCCAAGACCAGGGTGGACGAGTTCGAGAGCGCCATCCGCGCGGTGTGCGAGCCGATCTTCGACAAGCCGCTCAAAGACATCTCCTTCGGCAAAACGCTGCTGCGCCTGTTCCAAACCGCCCGTCGCTTCGAGATGGAGGTGCAGCCCCAACTGGTCATGCTGCAAAAAACCCTGCTCAATATCGAAGGGTTGGGCCGCCAGCTCGACCCGGAACTGGATTTGTGGAAAACCGCCAAGCCCTTCCTGGAGCGCTGGATGGACGAACAGGTGGGCTGGCGCGCGCTCTACCGCGGCATCCGTGAAGAAGCTCCGAACTGGGTCGGCACCCTGCCACAACTGCCGCGTCTGGTGCATCAGGCGCTGGCCGAGCCCGCCCGTCAGCAAACAGCGGTCCGCGACGACATTGCCCGCCTGGCCATCACCCAGCGCCGGCAAGGGCGGTTGATCGCCGTGCTCACCCTGTTGCTCGCAGTACTGATCGGTTTTGAACTGGCGCGCCTGATGGGCTGA